In one Pseudomonas fitomaticsae genomic region, the following are encoded:
- a CDS encoding DUF1127 domain-containing protein yields the protein MKGQKLYVSDERVPVHLISDLLHKFSRWYELHRERELLASLSDEALKDIGVSRADVEHESVRPFWDDPMHK from the coding sequence ATGAAAGGTCAAAAACTGTATGTGAGCGATGAAAGAGTGCCGGTCCATCTGATTTCCGATCTGCTGCACAAGTTTAGCCGCTGGTACGAACTTCACCGCGAACGCGAGTTGCTTGCCAGTCTGAGCGACGAAGCGTTGAAGGACATCGGGGTCAGTCGTGCCGATGTCGAACATGAATCGGTGCGGCCGTTCTGGGACGATCCGATGCATAAATGA